The window GGGAGTGGAGATGACCGTTACTGACCCGACAACGGTGAGCGACGAGGAGATGCGGGGTTTCAGTTACATCGAGCACAAGGAGAATGTTGCGCTGGCGCTGGCGGTGTGTGCCAGCCTTGGCGTCAGACGGGAGGATGCACTGCGCGGGATGCAGCGCAGTCTGCCCGACTCCGGGGTGATGCGGATTTATAAAATTGTCGATGAAGGGAAGGTTTTTGAAGTTGTCAATACCCTTGCCGCCAATGACCCGGATTCAATCGGGATGCTCTGGCATTTGGTTAAAGACCGTTGCGAGCGCAGGATTGTGCTGGTGAACTGTCGCCGGGACCGGACCGACCGTTCCCGACAACTTGCTGAACTGGTTAAAGACTGGGAAAAGGATTATATTGTGGTTACGGGCGGTTTGACGAAAGTTTTTATCAACCGGGCGCGGCAGTTGGGTGTGCCGGCGGAAAAGATGTTTGACCTGGGTGAGGAGTTAGAGCCGGCACTGGTCTATGAGAAGGTGTTGCGTTTAGTCAATGAGCGGGCGCTAATTTTCGCCACCGGTAATACGGTCGGTTATGGAGAAAAGTTGATAAACTTTTTTGCCCAAAAAGGAGGCAGGGTTGATAATTGAAACCATCGGACTGGGGATGCTACTTTCCTTTTTTCTCACCGAGACGGTTGGACTGGCAGCCGGTGGTATTGTTGTGCCGGGTTACATCG is drawn from candidate division WOR-3 bacterium and contains these coding sequences:
- the pgsB gene encoding poly-gamma-glutamate synthase PgsB — translated: MIFILLLVLVFIGFGLAEYHLHQRNLKTIPVRIQVNGTRGKSSVTRLIAAGLRAGGMRVVAKVTGTKPRFIVGDYEEYPVRRLGKANIIEELRIVRRARAAGAQALVIECMALVPEYQRIEGQMLIQPTHGVITNVRADHLDVMGPTVFDVARALSNTIPRQGKFFTAERGAPLKVLQRRVRQGVEMTVTDPTTVSDEEMRGFSYIEHKENVALALAVCASLGVRREDALRGMQRSLPDSGVMRIYKIVDEGKVFEVVNTLAANDPDSIGMLWHLVKDRCERRIVLVNCRRDRTDRSRQLAELVKDWEKDYIVVTGGLTKVFINRARQLGVPAEKMFDLGEELEPALVYEKVLRLVNERALIFATGNTVGYGEKLINFFAQKGGRVDN